In the Pseudomonas orientalis genome, one interval contains:
- a CDS encoding LysR family transcriptional regulator, whose protein sequence is MQGLKELSFKALRLFVAVLDHGSFSEVARREGLAPSSISRQIQLMEQALGQQLLYRHTRAVSPTEAGRLLGRHARLMLEHLETASQALQEQDREPSGLVRINAPMVFGQRHLSPWLGELCRRYPKLQLDIQQTDTFVDPLQDGTDLLFRIGVLNDSSMQARIFAPQRFRLAASPAYLARHGTPRHPDELVNHQCLAYKGIKGQERWFLRRDQGDWSAYSVKGPITGNHADTLTHAAEQGLGLVVFPSWLIGESLRAGTLQAVLTEYEVATTLEPQQIAALWPGSRRLSLKVRTVIDYFVECFGTVPYWDR, encoded by the coding sequence ATGCAGGGTTTGAAAGAGTTGAGTTTCAAGGCGCTGCGCCTGTTCGTCGCGGTGCTGGACCATGGCAGTTTTTCTGAAGTGGCGCGCCGCGAAGGCTTGGCGCCCTCGTCCATTTCCCGGCAGATCCAACTGATGGAGCAAGCCCTCGGTCAACAGCTGCTGTACCGCCACACCCGGGCCGTCAGCCCCACCGAAGCCGGGCGCCTGCTCGGGCGCCACGCCCGGCTGATGCTCGAACACCTGGAGACGGCGAGCCAGGCCCTGCAGGAGCAGGACAGGGAGCCCAGCGGCCTGGTGCGCATCAATGCGCCCATGGTGTTCGGCCAGCGCCACCTTTCGCCGTGGCTGGGGGAACTGTGCCGGCGCTATCCGAAGCTGCAACTGGATATCCAGCAAACCGACACCTTCGTCGACCCGCTGCAGGACGGCACCGACCTGCTGTTTCGTATTGGCGTACTCAACGATTCCAGCATGCAGGCGCGGATCTTCGCGCCGCAACGCTTTCGCCTCGCCGCCAGCCCCGCCTATCTGGCGCGGCACGGCACGCCGCGCCATCCCGACGAACTGGTCAATCACCAATGCCTGGCCTACAAGGGCATCAAAGGCCAGGAGCGCTGGTTCTTACGCCGCGACCAGGGCGACTGGAGCGCCTACAGCGTCAAAGGCCCGATCACCGGCAACCACGCCGACACGCTGACCCATGCCGCCGAACAGGGCCTGGGGCTGGTGGTGTTCCCGTCCTGGCTGATCGGCGAAAGTCTGCGCGCCGGCACTTTGCAGGCGGTGCTGACCGAATACGAGGTGGCAACCACCCTTGAGCCCCAGCAGATCGCGGCGCTGTGGCCGGGCAGCCGCAGGCTCTCGCTGAAGGTGCGCACGGTGATCGATTATTTCGTGGAGTGTTTTGGGACGGTGCCGTATTGGGATCGGTGA
- a CDS encoding DMT family transporter, with protein MQARSIEGAAQARPDRNFLRLLLLPLVILAGMGLSVEAGLLGPLGVQVGHLWATLSIFGVGSAILFLLLLFSGPQKGPAFTQLPRWQLIGGFLGPMYVVVLTLATPHIGVAMTMIAILSGQVGKSVLIDHFGWFGTARKRVNVERWIALALIVAALVLIARG; from the coding sequence ATGCAGGCACGTTCTATCGAAGGCGCGGCGCAGGCCAGGCCGGACCGAAATTTTCTGCGGTTGTTGTTGCTGCCGCTGGTGATCCTGGCGGGCATGGGCCTGTCGGTCGAGGCCGGTTTGCTCGGGCCTTTGGGGGTGCAGGTCGGGCATTTGTGGGCGACCTTGAGCATCTTTGGCGTTGGCTCGGCGATCCTGTTTCTGCTGTTACTGTTCAGCGGCCCGCAAAAGGGCCCCGCGTTCACGCAACTGCCGCGCTGGCAGTTGATCGGCGGTTTCCTGGGGCCGATGTACGTGGTGGTGCTGACCCTGGCCACGCCCCATATCGGAGTGGCCATGACGATGATTGCGATCCTGTCCGGGCAGGTGGGCAAGAGTGTGCTGATCGACCATTTCGGCTGGTTCGGCACGGCGCGCAAGCGGGTCAATGTGGAGCGTTGGATAGCCCTGGCGTTGATTGTGGCGGCACTTGTTCTGATTGCACGAGGGTAA
- a CDS encoding DMT family transporter, translating to MNLILLLVLVVAAGAVLSVQAAINGRLGQTVGVLRSSLLTFAVGALTTALLIFFFEPAQVVSLLEVPKWQLTGALFGVVYMIVMVGAVPVVGTAVATVAVIVGQLGMGMLIDNFGWLGNPAIELSGSRIVAMLCLALALVFMYRSNTRQAD from the coding sequence ATGAATCTGATTCTGTTGTTGGTTTTAGTGGTCGCCGCAGGTGCGGTCTTGAGCGTGCAGGCTGCCATCAACGGCCGCCTGGGCCAGACCGTCGGGGTATTGCGCAGCAGCCTGCTGACGTTTGCGGTGGGGGCGCTCACTACCGCGCTGCTGATATTTTTCTTCGAGCCCGCCCAGGTTGTCAGTTTGTTGGAGGTGCCCAAGTGGCAACTGACCGGCGCTTTGTTCGGCGTGGTGTACATGATCGTGATGGTCGGCGCGGTGCCGGTGGTCGGTACGGCGGTTGCCACGGTGGCGGTAATCGTGGGGCAATTGGGCATGGGCATGCTGATCGACAACTTCGGCTGGCTGGGCAACCCGGCAATCGAACTGTCCGGCAGCCGGATCGTGGCGATGCTGTGCCTGGCCCTGGCGCTGGTGTTCATGTATCGCAGCAATACGCGCCAGGCTGACTGA
- a CDS encoding metallothionein — translation MPDQTCACPHCKCVLGVDAVMKDGKGYCCQGCAEHHLHGEPCAAANDCECAKSAANAN, via the coding sequence ATGCCGGATCAAACCTGTGCCTGCCCACACTGTAAATGCGTACTGGGCGTCGACGCGGTAATGAAGGACGGTAAGGGCTACTGCTGCCAGGGCTGCGCCGAGCATCACCTGCACGGTGAGCCCTGCGCTGCGGCAAACGACTGCGAATGCGCCAAGTCGGCTGCCAACGCGAACTAA
- a CDS encoding Nramp family divalent metal transporter: MKFSLPKIATAPFCPPEVAGSVAVDPKATFFKRVLMFAGPGLLISIGYMDPGNWATAIEAGSRYGYSLLFVVLLASLAGMAVQCLCSRLGIATGKDLAQLCRERYSKRSARTQWALAEVSIIATDLAEVLGCALAFHLLLGVSLTTGIVITAFDTLLILALQNRGFRRLEAIMLALVATIGVCFFIELVLIKPYWPDVLSGFTPSLSAISDAAPLYLAIGILGATVMPHNLYLHTSIVQTRMIGKDLASKQDAVKLARIDTIGSLALALMVNAAILVLAAAAFYKTGHTDVVEIQDAYHLLDPLVGGAFASILFGIALLASGQSSTFTGTIAGQVIMEGYLNLRIPCWQRRLITRGLALIPAFLGVWLMGDDAIGKLLILSQVVLSLQLPFALYPLIRMTGDKQLMGPFVNRLPTRMLAWFLFTVISGANAWLIGQWLF; this comes from the coding sequence GTGAAATTCAGCCTGCCGAAAATTGCTACCGCCCCCTTCTGCCCGCCGGAAGTGGCCGGCTCCGTTGCCGTTGACCCCAAGGCGACGTTTTTCAAGCGCGTGCTGATGTTCGCCGGCCCCGGCCTGTTGATCTCCATCGGCTACATGGACCCCGGCAACTGGGCGACCGCCATCGAAGCCGGGTCGCGCTATGGCTACAGCCTGTTATTTGTGGTGTTGCTGGCCAGCCTGGCGGGGATGGCGGTGCAGTGCCTGTGTTCGCGGCTGGGTATCGCTACCGGTAAGGATCTGGCGCAACTGTGCCGCGAGCGTTACAGCAAGCGCTCGGCGCGCACCCAGTGGGCGCTGGCGGAAGTCTCCATCATCGCCACCGACCTTGCCGAAGTGCTCGGCTGCGCCCTGGCGTTTCACCTGCTGCTCGGTGTGTCGCTGACCACGGGCATTGTTATCACCGCCTTCGATACGCTGTTGATCCTGGCCTTGCAGAACCGTGGTTTCCGTCGGTTGGAAGCAATCATGCTGGCGCTGGTCGCGACCATCGGCGTGTGCTTTTTTATCGAACTGGTGTTGATCAAACCCTACTGGCCGGACGTGCTCAGCGGTTTCACCCCCTCCCTGTCGGCCATCAGCGACGCCGCGCCGCTGTACCTGGCCATCGGCATCCTCGGTGCGACCGTGATGCCGCATAATCTTTACCTGCACACCTCCATCGTGCAGACCCGCATGATCGGCAAGGACCTGGCGAGCAAACAGGACGCGGTCAAGCTGGCGCGCATCGACACCATTGGTTCCCTGGCCCTGGCTCTGATGGTCAACGCGGCCATCCTGGTACTGGCCGCCGCCGCGTTCTACAAGACCGGGCATACCGATGTGGTGGAGATCCAGGATGCCTATCATCTGCTCGACCCGCTGGTCGGCGGCGCGTTTGCCAGCATTCTGTTCGGCATCGCCTTGCTGGCCTCGGGCCAGAGTTCGACCTTCACGGGCACCATCGCCGGGCAGGTGATCATGGAGGGTTACCTGAACCTGCGCATTCCGTGCTGGCAGCGCCGTCTGATCACCCGAGGGCTGGCGCTGATCCCGGCCTTTCTCGGGGTGTGGCTGATGGGCGACGACGCCATCGGCAAGCTGCTGATCCTCAGCCAGGTGGTCCTGAGCCTGCAATTACCCTTCGCGCTATACCCGCTGATCCGCATGACCGGTGACAAACAACTGATGGGCCCGTTCGTCAACCGGCTGCCGACGCGAATGCTGGCGTGGTTTTTATTTACGGTGATCAGTGGGGCGAATGCGTGGTTGATCGGGCAGTGGCTGTTCTGA